The following is a genomic window from Labeo rohita strain BAU-BD-2019 chromosome 15, IGBB_LRoh.1.0, whole genome shotgun sequence.
AAACAGCTGCACACCTGCacacagtgtggaaagagttactgcgaaaaaaaatatattaagaagCACATGAGAATCCACACTGGACAGAAACCGTACACATGCCCTCAATGTGGAAAGAGTTATACAGATGCAACTGGACTCAATTATCATCTGCATGTTCACTCTGGAAAAAAGCCATTTAGCTGTGATCAGTGtgataaaaagtttatttcatcatcaagtctaaaaaaacatctgaaagtTCATTCAGATGAGAAGCCTTACTTGTGTTCTTCCTGTGGAAAGAGTATTAAaagtctgcaaagttttaaACAGCACCAGAAAACACATAATGAAGTGAGAGATCATATGTGTTTTAAGTGTGGGAAGAGCTTTACTACAGCTGCCTGTCTGAAACAGCACCAAAGGATTcatactggagaaaaaccttacaaGTGCTCATACTGTGACAGGAGTTTCACTCAGTCTGGAAACCTGAAATCACACGAgcgagttcacactggagagaagccgtacCACTGTACTCAGTGTGGGGAGACTTTCCAGTATAGATCAGGTCTCAAAAATCATCTTCACATTCACTCTGAAAAGTCATCATTTAGCTGTGATCAGTGTGGTAAAAAGTTCATATATTCATCGCAACTAAAAACACACCTGACAGTTCATTCAGATGAGAGGCCTCATGTGTGTTCCtactgtggaaagagtttttcaAGGCTGGATCACTGTAAAGAGCACCAGAAAACACATGATGAAGTGAAAGATCATGTGTGTTGTGAGTGTGGGAAGAGCTTTACTAAAGCTGACTTTCTGAAACGGCACCaaagaattcacactggagaaaaaccttacaaGTGCTCACATTGTGACATGCGGTTTAGTCACTCTGGAAATCTGACAAGGCACAAGCGAGTtcatactggagagaagccgtacCACTGTACtaagtgtggaaagagtttcagtcGGTTAGCAGATCTAATGattcatattaaaaagcattgttCTGTGTTAGAGTGAACAAATGTTTTCTACATCAATATTTAGTTAACTTATTTAGTTAATATGAGATTGGCTCAAATAAActagttttgctgtgaaatgaCAAGATCTGTGGAGAAGCAAAagtatttagtcattttagtcttacattgatgtttttttattctttgattGAATGTCTGCTCATTAATACACTGATAAAgaaacacttaaattaaaaaatgtgacaaaaCCCAACAACCAGTCATTTGTCAGTTTATGAAACAATTCCCCCAAAGACTTTCTGACCTTCTTTGTTGCATAATTTCaatgtttaaattataaatgcaatacTATTATATGCAATATAAAAGTTGCATACAGGATCTGTAATgatgcaaataaaatgtatattttctgACATCTCTTTACTGATGTGTTAGTCCATTAGAGTATGTTAGTAATGTTCAGtaatagattttatttgtgATGATCCTGTAGTTTGTCTCAGTCTGTTGACACACAATGAAATGTGCTTAATGTGCCAATTTACAGACGATCTCAGACATCATCATAATGAATGAGGTGAAAACAGGGAACTATTTGCTTTTCAGCAGCTCATTTAATAATAGTCTTGTTGTCAGGATAGATTATTCAGTGTAAATTGCcgaaaatattgtaaaatagtcATCTACTTCTATGGAAAATCCTTATAAAACACGTAAACCctacatgtatgtgtgttttaccACGGATTTCCAGGAGGTGTCAGCAATACACTAAAGCGCTTTCGAGTTTGCCATACAaatacaaaagaacaaaaacaaaaactaagcGCTGGAATCGAGctgaaattttttttgaagtaaaatattttcacCAGATGTTTTATATTTGCACTTTGCATGTAACAGATGTACCAGATTTACAGAGTTTGTCTTCATCCAGCTTTTCATGGCTCAACAGTTCTCATTAAAGGTCGGAATTGTTTACATCAGAAACTCCAAATGTAGCAGCTGAAATCTGACACACACTGGTTAATATTGATTGATAAAGATGAGTTTAAGGACATGGGTGATTCAAAACTATCCAGAATGAATATgcttagatatttttaatatcctagaattttgtgtttcacaggaaTCCGTATTCTGACTCAGaacattcatttatataatgAAATTGATTATTTGGTgctccagtgtttacaaacagGTTTCTGTCGTATTTATATTTCGTGttctttacagtttttgcttgttttagtttttgtcttCATATGTGATTGTGTTTTCAACCAATATGcgaataaaatgatataatagtATGAATAAAGTGATATAacagataaaacaaaattaataaaaactataaattcAGTGATTTATGTTTGATGTTTTGCTCAGCAGATCTGGTCATCACACAGCGATAGCAATTCACGCAGTTATCCAGAACCGTGAACATCCATGAAGACACTGAGGAACAAAGAGGTTGGTGAATTTAAAGTTCACAGTTCGTCAGATTTTACAGCCAGAGTTAGAAAATAAGGAGCAGTGAAATTAcatctaattaaaaatgtatccaCCAAAGTAAACCAAAAGATTGAAGGGTGATTCTTACAATACTGTATTTTCTGCAAGCTTATGTTAAGATGAAATTGAATCTCTACTTTAAAAAGGACACTTGGAGACATCCAAAAGCAGACCAAAAAACGCATGATATAAGTTGTCTATATAATTGATACATTTGTGCACGCCAAAGCATACTTTGCAGAATTCACAGTGTATACatatagtgtgtgtgtagtAATATTCACTATGTTATGATGACCAAATGTGCCCACAAGTACAGTAATAGCagtaaatttagatttttaggtCCCCATTAGGAAAACCACTTATAAATCATACTGAATGAagtgttttgaaaatctaaaaatgccttttgttttgtgtgagggTAGGACTGGACAATAAttcaatatcaatatatatcacaatatatatatatatgtgtttttcaaTAATGGTGATATGATTCttaaacacaattctgattaTCGATATGCATTACCAGTGTTTCCCATTCATTGACTTGTGGCGGTCAGTGGCAGAGTAAGAGTTGTATACATAGGGTGGCCAAGGCTAATTTAGGGAGTCTATAGACCATGACAGAAAATCAGTGTATAACTCCAACCTGCCATAAAAAAGTATGAATAAATCCTACGATTGCTGAATACTTCACATTACCtaatcagattactttattttcaagtaactagtgaacgcatgactttttaatttacaagaaaatatctgagttactttttcaaaaaagtaacaCCAGTTAATTTGCTTTCCCATTTATTaactgacaagtctcctgtccccatgttgagagaaattagAAGTACATGTGTAAAGATGAAggtactgtagttctagactaaatgtgaacacgcatcactcagaaaaaaagattcagtactcagcaaaatgaattaaaacagtgaaatgcaaactcactTTTTGGTGTAaggcattacaagtaacgcaagttgcgtaataatattactttttttcaagtaactagtaaagtaacgcattacttttgatttttttaagaaaatatctgagttgattgacaagtctcctgttgggaaattgggagtaaacatgatgctactgtattctagactaaatgtgaacatgcattaattcatcttactcacaaaaacagattcagtattcctcaaaatgaataaaaacagtgaaatgcaaactcagaatatgacgcaaaacctggaataattaaatatgttaaaacaaatatcctttatgtatttaatcccattttattaaccagtgtctttgctgctgatctttgatgatgcaattcaaccatactaataatcaaaaattacttgAGATggactaacatttgtgcttcattttttttttatagctgaagagtgatctcctgtataaatgtacttttctttcagcctgaggtgaattaatttcacttttggtgtaaaagggcttttacattagaattgttttatattaaaaacaaagaagcaagccctgcccagatttaaaaagtaatgcaaaagtaacgtaacacattactttccatagcataattagttactttttcagagagtaacacaaaattgtaatgcactactttttaaaagtaactttctccAACACTGCCCCACATTAGCTAAACATTCCTATTGTAACTTCAAATGTTAGTcaatttaaacatatttctcttatttCTATCATCTGATTAACCAGTGGTTGCAACTAAAGCTCTCACATTAACTTACGGTTGTGTTAGGGTAaagggatagaaaatacagtttgtagaAAACCCATTACACCtctggaatgtccccataatgACAGGAATACCCTTATTTTAACTGACTTTAAGCACTTTAAGCGAAGCTGTTAACAATCAGAAATTGAAGGGCAATTGTAGAATATTTTTGCTGAATGCCATATATTTTCAGTCTGCATGTTTCCAGTTTACAGAGTGTTCTGGTTTATTATAAATTAGAGTGTAATATGTTGGCAGAGAGTTTTCAAACTGGTTCACACCTACAATGAAGCCCCTTCGATAAGAACTCACCTATAAATATGGTAAAGATGGAGTTTGTTAAAGAGGAGACTGAAGACATGAGTGATCCAGAATCAtccagaataaaacatgaagatactgaggaacaaacaggtttgtgtctgtttttgatttttcattGTTGACAGCTGAGAAACATTAATGTAATAAAGCTTCAGCACACTTGATTGTAACCACATACTTTGTTTAATTTAGACCAGATTGAAG
Proteins encoded in this region:
- the LOC127177730 gene encoding zinc finger protein 883-like isoform X2, which gives rise to MSDPESSRIKYEDTEEQTGTEVKEEIEDMSDPEPSRIKHEDTEEQTGTEVKEEIEDMSDPEPSRIKHEDTEEQTDENHHFDYLLQNSGSYMTGTEVKEEIDDMSDPEPSRIKHEDTEEQTDRFEIKEEIEDMSDPEPSRIKHEDTEEQTGTEVKEEIEDMSDPEPSRIKHEDTEEQTGTEVKEEIEDMSDPEPSRIKHEDTEEQTGTEVKEEIDDMSDPEPSRIKHEDTEEQTGTEVKEEIEDMSDPEPSRIKHEDTEEQTDWMEVKHQRHEVNEVEEEHCKITTSRKKVKQLHTCTQCGKSYCEKKYIKKHMRIHTGQKPYTCPQCGKSYTDATGLNYHLHVHSGKKPFSCDQCDKKFISSSSLKKHLKVHSDEKPYLCSSCGKSIKSLQSFKQHQKTHNEVRDHMCFKCGKSFTTAACLKQHQRIHTGEKPYKCSYCDRSFTQSGNLKSHERVHTGEKPYHCTQCGETFQYRSGLKNHLHIHSEKSSFSCDQCGKKFIYSSQLKTHLTVHSDERPHVCSYCGKSFSRLDHCKEHQKTHDEVKDHVCCECGKSFTKADFLKRHQRIHTGEKPYKCSHCDMRFSHSGNLTRHKRVHTGEKPYHCTKCGKSFSRLADLMIHIKKHCSVLE
- the LOC127177730 gene encoding zinc finger protein 883-like isoform X10: MSDPEPSRIKHEDTEEQSGTEVKEEIEDMSDPEPSRIKHEDTEEQTDENHHFDYLLQNSGSYMTGTEVKEEIDDMSDPEPSRIKHEDTEEQTDRFEIKEEIEDMSDPEPSRIKHEDTEEQTGTEVKEEIEDMSDPEPSRIKHEDTEEQTGTEVKEEIEDMSDPEPSRIKHEDTEEQTGTEVKEEIDDMSDPEPSRIKHEDTEEQTGTEVKEEIEDMSDPEPSRIKHEDTEEQTDWMEVKHQRHEVNEVEEEHCKITTSRKKVKQLHTCTQCGKSYCEKKYIKKHMRIHTGQKPYTCPQCGKSYTDATGLNYHLHVHSGKKPFSCDQCDKKFISSSSLKKHLKVHSDEKPYLCSSCGKSIKSLQSFKQHQKTHNEVRDHMCFKCGKSFTTAACLKQHQRIHTGEKPYKCSYCDRSFTQSGNLKSHERVHTGEKPYHCTQCGETFQYRSGLKNHLHIHSEKSSFSCDQCGKKFIYSSQLKTHLTVHSDERPHVCSYCGKSFSRLDHCKEHQKTHDEVKDHVCCECGKSFTKADFLKRHQRIHTGEKPYKCSHCDMRFSHSGNLTRHKRVHTGEKPYHCTKCGKSFSRLADLMIHIKKHCSVLE
- the LOC127177730 gene encoding zinc finger protein 883-like isoform X24, producing the protein MSDPEPSRIKHEDTEEQSGTEVKEEIDDMSDPEPSRIKHEDTEEQTDRFEIKEEIEDMSDPEPSRIKHEDTEEQTGTEVKEEIEDMSDPEPSRIKHEDTEEQTGTEVKEEIEDMSDPEPSRIKHEDTEEQTGTEVKEEIDDMSDPEPSRIKHEDTEEQTGTEVKEEIEDMSDPEPSRIKHEDTEEQTDWMEVKHQRHEVNEVEEEHCKITTSRKKVKQLHTCTQCGKSYCEKKYIKKHMRIHTGQKPYTCPQCGKSYTDATGLNYHLHVHSGKKPFSCDQCDKKFISSSSLKKHLKVHSDEKPYLCSSCGKSIKSLQSFKQHQKTHNEVRDHMCFKCGKSFTTAACLKQHQRIHTGEKPYKCSYCDRSFTQSGNLKSHERVHTGEKPYHCTQCGETFQYRSGLKNHLHIHSEKSSFSCDQCGKKFIYSSQLKTHLTVHSDERPHVCSYCGKSFSRLDHCKEHQKTHDEVKDHVCCECGKSFTKADFLKRHQRIHTGEKPYKCSHCDMRFSHSGNLTRHKRVHTGEKPYHCTKCGKSFSRLADLMIHIKKHCSVLE
- the LOC127177730 gene encoding zinc finger protein 501-like isoform X34, with product MSDPEPSRIKHEDTEEQSGTEVKEEIEDMSDPEPSRIKHEDTEEQTGTEVKEEIEDMSDPEPSRIKHEDTEEQTGTEVKEEIDDMSDPEPSRIKHEDTEEQTGTEVKEEIEDMSDPEPSRIKHEDTEEQTDWMEVKHQRHEVNEVEEEHCKITTSRKKVKQLHTCTQCGKSYCEKKYIKKHMRIHTGQKPYTCPQCGKSYTDATGLNYHLHVHSGKKPFSCDQCDKKFISSSSLKKHLKVHSDEKPYLCSSCGKSIKSLQSFKQHQKTHNEVRDHMCFKCGKSFTTAACLKQHQRIHTGEKPYKCSYCDRSFTQSGNLKSHERVHTGEKPYHCTQCGETFQYRSGLKNHLHIHSEKSSFSCDQCGKKFIYSSQLKTHLTVHSDERPHVCSYCGKSFSRLDHCKEHQKTHDEVKDHVCCECGKSFTKADFLKRHQRIHTGEKPYKCSHCDMRFSHSGNLTRHKRVHTGEKPYHCTKCGKSFSRLADLMIHIKKHCSVLE
- the LOC127177730 gene encoding zinc finger protein 883-like isoform X17, with product MTHTMVNIEFVKEELEDIWDPEPSRIKHEDTEEQIGTEVKEEIEDMSDPEPSRIKHEDTEEQTGTEVKEEIEDMSDPEPSRIKHEDTEEQTDENHHFDYLLQNSGSYMTGTEVKEEIDDMSDPEPSRIKHEDTEEQTGTEVKEEIEDMSDPEPSRIKHEDTEEQTGTEVKEEIDDMSDPEPSRIKHEDTEEQTGTEVKEEIEDMSDPEPSRIKHEDTEEQTDWMEVKHQRHEVNEVEEEHCKITTSRKKVKQLHTCTQCGKSYCEKKYIKKHMRIHTGQKPYTCPQCGKSYTDATGLNYHLHVHSGKKPFSCDQCDKKFISSSSLKKHLKVHSDEKPYLCSSCGKSIKSLQSFKQHQKTHNEVRDHMCFKCGKSFTTAACLKQHQRIHTGEKPYKCSYCDRSFTQSGNLKSHERVHTGEKPYHCTQCGETFQYRSGLKNHLHIHSEKSSFSCDQCGKKFIYSSQLKTHLTVHSDERPHVCSYCGKSFSRLDHCKEHQKTHDEVKDHVCCECGKSFTKADFLKRHQRIHTGEKPYKCSHCDMRFSHSGNLTRHKRVHTGEKPYHCTKCGKSFSRLADLMIHIKKHCSVLE
- the LOC127177730 gene encoding zinc finger protein 883-like isoform X22, which codes for MTHTMVNIEFVKEELEDIWDPEPSRIKHEDTEEQIGTEVKEEIEDMSDPEPSRIKHEDTEEQTGTEVKEEIEDMSDPEPSRIKHEDTEEQTDENHHFDYLLQNSGSYMTGTEVKEEIDDMSDPEPSRIKHEDTEEQTGTEVKEEIDDMSDPEPSRIKHEDTEEQTGTEVKEEIEDMSDPEPSRIKHEDTEEQTDWMEVKHQRHEVNEVEEEHCKITTSRKKVKQLHTCTQCGKSYCEKKYIKKHMRIHTGQKPYTCPQCGKSYTDATGLNYHLHVHSGKKPFSCDQCDKKFISSSSLKKHLKVHSDEKPYLCSSCGKSIKSLQSFKQHQKTHNEVRDHMCFKCGKSFTTAACLKQHQRIHTGEKPYKCSYCDRSFTQSGNLKSHERVHTGEKPYHCTQCGETFQYRSGLKNHLHIHSEKSSFSCDQCGKKFIYSSQLKTHLTVHSDERPHVCSYCGKSFSRLDHCKEHQKTHDEVKDHVCCECGKSFTKADFLKRHQRIHTGEKPYKCSHCDMRFSHSGNLTRHKRVHTGEKPYHCTKCGKSFSRLADLMIHIKKHCSVLE
- the LOC127177730 gene encoding zinc finger protein 883-like isoform X15; the encoded protein is MTHTMVNIEFVKEELEDIWDPEPSRIKHEDTEEQIGTEVKEEIEDMSDPEPSRIKHEDTEEQTGTEVKEEIEDMSDPEPSRIKHEDTEEQTDENHHFDYLLQNSGSYMTGTEVKEEIDDMSDPEPSRIKHEDTEEQTDRFEIKEEIEDMSDPEPSRIKHEDTEEQTGTEVKEEIDDMSDPEPSRIKHEDTEEQTGTEVKEEIEDMSDPEPSRIKHEDTEEQTDWMEVKHQRHEVNEVEEEHCKITTSRKKVKQLHTCTQCGKSYCEKKYIKKHMRIHTGQKPYTCPQCGKSYTDATGLNYHLHVHSGKKPFSCDQCDKKFISSSSLKKHLKVHSDEKPYLCSSCGKSIKSLQSFKQHQKTHNEVRDHMCFKCGKSFTTAACLKQHQRIHTGEKPYKCSYCDRSFTQSGNLKSHERVHTGEKPYHCTQCGETFQYRSGLKNHLHIHSEKSSFSCDQCGKKFIYSSQLKTHLTVHSDERPHVCSYCGKSFSRLDHCKEHQKTHDEVKDHVCCECGKSFTKADFLKRHQRIHTGEKPYKCSHCDMRFSHSGNLTRHKRVHTGEKPYHCTKCGKSFSRLADLMIHIKKHCSVLE